GGGCGATAGAGCGATTCCAGCGACGCGTCGTAGAACCGGGAAAAAATGTCGTACCAGCGCATGGGAATCCTCGAGTTGAACTGCAGCTCCAAAGCGGCCTGATCCATCCGGGTCCAAGCCCCGGAGCCGGCTACGTCTCAGAATCCGTCGGTCCCGACAGAGATGCGACCAGGCGGATGAACGACATCACGAGGACGAAGAGCGGGGAAGCAAGGCAGGCTACGTAGACCGTGGCGCTGTTGCCGAGCACTCCGAGCGTGCTTGCGATCAGGGGCGGATAGGCGAGCCAGACAAAACTCCATCCGACGTAGTAGACCGCGTCACGCTGATATCTCCCGGAGGCGGCGAGACGGACCAGGCGTCGAGCAGCCGTGAGATTGATTACAAGCCAGGATGCGGCGAAGACTCCGCTGGCGATCCGCCAGGGGAAAGGGAGCCCGGCTTCGACGAGAAACAACGGGAACAGGCAGAGTCCGGCAATCAGCACTCCCAGTTCTCCGAGGTTCCGAACCCGATGCCAGTTGATCGCCGAAGAATCCGAGGAACGGTCCACACCGAAGACTCCGACGACCCCACTGAATCCAGCGACAGCGATCGAGATTTCCGAAAGAGTCAGGAGAAAATTCTCGTATGCCACTTTACCCGCCGACCAACGCTCTGACGAAGGACGGCGGGGATCCGTCGCCTGGATCGTCGAACTGAAAAGGGATGTTAGCAGAGAGCATAGCGCTCACTTGATTTCCGGGTTCGAAGGTCCGCCTCGCAAAAATGTCGTTCTGCGAGCTTCCGTATTGACCTCTAACCCCGTATGAGTCCATCGATCCCATCCTCTACATCCTGCCGAAACGCACCATCTGTCGTGTACAGATACCCGACACCACCGCGTTCTTTCCATGCGTCCAGGTTGGCTTGCTTGTTGTCGATCAACAATGCATCTGAAGGACCACAGCCGAGGCTCATCCTCTCGAGAGCCCGGGTACAGAGTTCTCCTTTGTCGATCGTCTTCTCTTGTCCCGACACGACGATCGCTTCGACTACTACTTCGAAGGCGCAACCTGGCACGATTACCTCGGTGAATAGTGTGGGATTGACCGTTACGATGGCCTGCGGAAGATGACGAGCGCGAAAGAACGCGTAGGTGAAGGGGAAGAACTCGAACAGATCAACCCGCTTCAGATGCGCGAGGATCTCCACTTCGGTAAGTGGCATGCGTTGGGCCAACTCGGCAACGAAGCCGCGCGTGTCGAGGTCGCCCAGATTCCAAGCGGCGCCGATCCCGTCGTCGAACGAATGGTAGACGGCCATCCAATCGGGGCTCACACGCCAAAGTGAAAGCTCGTCGCAGAGCGTGTCACCGAAGTCCCAGAGCAGGCATTGAATTGGCATCGGCGTAGTCCCCGCGAACCGAGTTGCAGCTTCGGAATTCAACAGGCTTCAGTTAGTTCAACTCTCGAGTCGGGTGATGGCTTCAGGATGGCAGGGAATCGAATCCTCAATGGAGTACCAGGTCGATTTGCAGGATGTCCAGACGTGCCCCGTGATGTTCACATCGAGATTCCCCGCAAACCCCCCGAGCCTGACCCGAATATCGTCGGGGTCTTGGGATGATCGAGCATAGAGAGGGGATCCACACGTGGAACAAAACGCCTTGAACTTCCCCGGCTGATGTTCAAACTCGGAAATCTCGTCTTTCGGTCCTTCGAACGTCCATTGAGATCTGTGGACCCTGGCATTTGCTGAAAACGCAGTCCCATTTCCGCGCCGACACTGATTGCAATGACAATAACGCACGTCCCCAAAGGTTCCGGTCACGCTGAACTGGAAGGTTCCACACAAGCAAGTACCGGTTGACATCGTTTCTCACCAGATAGATTGAAAGGAGAGGGGAAGCGGCTATTCACGGCACTACGAATCCCAAAGGATCATTCTGCGCCAGAATGGCGAAGAATTCCACGGACATTAGGCAGAGATAGATCACGGCCAGCCATATTGCTGACCGAATCCGATCCTCTCCCGAGGTCTTCCACCGGAAAGCAACCGAGGCCAGTTGGGGTTCGGAATCGATATCTGCGATCTCCGCAACTCGGACGTTCATGCTGGACCTCCGCCGTCACACAAGAGGGCTGGGCTAGGTGCCCTGAGAGGACATCGTCGAAGTCTGGTGCGCGCCGCGCAGCGTCATGAGATGCCGATCACCGCGTCAGCTCGGCGCGTCGGCACACAATACATTCGACACCATTCGCCCCATGGTCGTGCCATCGCTGCTCAAATTCGCAAGCAGGGTCGTGAGAGTTTCGCGAAAACCGAGCTGCGTCTCCTCGGGCAAACCGCGAAGTCTTGGTCCGATCGGCGTGGAATAGGCCGCTTCTAGCGCGTGTCGCATGCCCCCATCCACGGTGAAGGGAAGCCGTTCCTGAGTGATGCGGACGCCCTGGAATCCGGTTGCTTCGAAATGCTGACTCAGCTCAGACTCTGGCATGAAATCAAATGGAACTCGCATGGAGTGGGTTAGTTCCGCTTCGTCGATCGATTCGAGAGCTTCACAGACTTTCCCAAAGAACTCGCACTCCGCCACCGGGCGCCATGTCGCCAAGATGACCTTTCCGCGTTTTCGCAGAACTCTGGCCATCTCTTCGGCTGCGGCGGACTTATCGGGAAAGAACTGGAATCCCTGCTGACAAACGACCACGTCGACGGACTCGTCTGGAATCGCCAGCGGATGAGCTGGTGATTCGATGAACTCGACAGGTGAGCGAGCACCGGTGCATCTGTGTCGGGCCAAGCTGAGCATCTCAGCGTTGATGTCGGCGCCGATTACCTTCC
This is a stretch of genomic DNA from bacterium. It encodes these proteins:
- a CDS encoding methyltransferase domain-containing protein; the encoded protein is MEKPAFSFGDQSVAAAYDDILVPILFEPWAARLVDEFRPWNGLCVLDLATGTGIVAAELAKHVGPEGKVIGADINAEMLSLARHRCTGARSPVEFIESPAHPLAIPDESVDVVVCQQGFQFFPDKSAAAEEMARVLRKRGKVILATWRPVAECEFFGKVCEALESIDEAELTHSMRVPFDFMPESELSQHFEATGFQGVRITQERLPFTVDGGMRHALEAAYSTPIGPRLRGLPEETQLGFRETLTTLLANLSSDGTTMGRMVSNVLCADAPS
- a CDS encoding GFA family protein, which encodes MSTGTCLCGTFQFSVTGTFGDVRYCHCNQCRRGNGTAFSANARVHRSQWTFEGPKDEISEFEHQPGKFKAFCSTCGSPLYARSSQDPDDIRVRLGGFAGNLDVNITGHVWTSCKSTWYSIEDSIPCHPEAITRLES